The DNA segment CTTAAAACAGAAACCATCATAGAGCTGTGGCTTCGTTGGTGGAGCGCCTGCCTTGTGTTAGAAAGCCGTGAGTACCACACAAATTAGGCTGGTTGCTCAAACCTGTCATCCTAGTTCTGGGGAAGTAAACACAGAATAAAttttaggagaaaaagaaaatgtatatgaTTCTGGGTCTCAATGTCATCGACAGACCTCTTCTGCTCGAATGCCCGGCAGCATCATCCCACCGCCACTGGTCCGGGGTGGGCAGCAGGTGTCTGCCAAGCTGGGACCACAGGCCAGTTCCCAAGTAGTCATGCCACCACTTGTCAGGGGGGCCCAGGTGAGTCGCTGTGTGTGCTAGGTTGGGGCCAGGTGTCTACCCCTCCGTGGTCTGCCAGGATTGGTTAATCTCAGTGGCATTCTTGTCCCCTGTCTCCCAACAGATTCACAACGTCAGACAGCACCCCTCCACAGGGCCACCACCCCTCCTCCTAGCCCCCCGTGCCTCAGTGCCCAGCATGCAGATTCAGGGACAGAGGATCATCCAGCAGGGACTTATCCGTGTTGCCAATGTCTCTAATACCAGTCTGCTTGTCAACATCCCTCAGGTAAATCTGGAACTTAGGTGCAAGGTTGGGGTAGGGTTGGTGAGAAGTGTCATTTTGTCTTCTGGGAGGGGGCTAGTGTCACACAGTTGATTCCTGGATCTGGTGGGGTCTTGGACACCCCTGAAGGTGGGACTGGAGTTCTTACACAGATTGTCCTTTAGCAAAGttaggaagctttttttttttttttcagggtttctctgtggttttggagcctgtcctggaactagctcttgtagaccaggctggtctcgaactcacagagatccgcctgtctctgcctcccaagtgctgggattaaaggcgtgcaccaccaccgcccagctagttAGGAAGCTTTTGAGACAGTGGGGACTGGTTGGGGATGCAGGCATATGCGAGACAGCAGGCTCTGAGGGACCACTAGAGGGACACCAGAGCCCTCTAGAGCCTGCCATCCCTCCCAGAGCCGCTGCTGCAAtacctcccccagctcctgctgaCTGTCCTcaggctgggaggctgggaggacagCATGTCACAGATCCTCCCACAGCCCAGTGGGCTATTCTTAGCTATGTGTCCTTCCACCTCTGTACAGAGTCTCTGAAGTGGGGAGGGACTGTCCCCACCCCTGGGTAGCAGGATGGAAAGAAAAGGGCTAGTCTGAGAGATGAAATTACCCAGTCTGCAAACCTTTTGCTGACAAcgaattcttttttctttgtcacTGCCCGCCCTCCTTAGACAAGACAGGACTGGACTTTGAACAGCTCTGACAAAGGGCCCTTGCCTGTGTTAAAGTCCAGTTCCAGTGCACAGACAATGACTATCCCACTTGGAAGGGTTGTGCCTCAGCTAAAGCATAAGTCTGGGGAGTGGGAATCTCTTCACAACAGCCCATGTGTTTCCATGTCTGCTATGCTCAGTATGCCACCAGGGTGGTGTGGTAGTGATGGAGCCAGGGCCCCTGTCAATCAGAGGTTGGTAGCCTGTGCTGGATCCCCTTGCTGAGCATCTAATGTTTGTGGGCCTTGGTTGTCTGTTTGCCCAGGGAGAAAGAGTGTGTGGTGCTCTTTATATCTTGTGGAGATCATTGTTGGATCCCCCACAACACACTAGGAACCTGGGGTGCTCAGCATAGGTTTGGGGAGTGCAGCAGTGGGCTGGGTGGAGACTTAACAGGGACATGAAGTTGCATATGACAGGCCAAACAGGAGCTGTATTTCCCAGTGGCCTTGTGCATACTCAAAGCCAGTTGAGAAGCAGCACTTCAATGTAGACCCATTGCAGCTTCCCAGCTTGGTCTTGCTTGACTCCTGGTTATGCGGGGAACTAGGTGTGTAGAACCTGGGTGTCCCTTGCTGCCGTGGACTTAGGTGGTGGCAATCTATTCAGATTTAttgcagtttgtttttgttttgagacagggtctcactatgtagcccaggctagtttcGAACTCCccttgcctcctgagagctgtaATGTATTAAAGGCCACCGTACCCTGCTCAGATTTACTCTTATAAGGATTCCAGTGCACATCTGACATGGAGCCTGCTTTAGGTAGCCTGAGCCTCACCTAGTTGTCTTCCACAGCCTACTGCAGCCTCACTGAAGGGGACAACAGTTGCCTCTGCTCAGGTCAGCTCCACCCCAACCAGTGTGGCCTCTGTGGTTGCATCTGTTGAATCTCCAGCCAGCCGGCAGGCTGCTGCCAAGCTAGCGCTACGCAAGCAGCTGGAGAAGACATTGCTCGAGATTCCACCTCCCAAGCCCCCTGCTCCAGAAATGAACTTCCTGCCCAGTGCTGCCAACAATGAGTTCATCTACCTGGTTGGTCTGGAGGAGGTGGTGCAGAATTTGCTGGAGACACAAGGTGAGTGAGTGGGTGGCCTtacctcctgctccagcctctgtAAGACACATTCTGTCTAGAGTTGGGCATCTCAGGCAGCCATGCTGCACCTGTTTTACTGTGAAATCAATCTCTGTTGTAGTTAGGGGTGAGGTTGAGCATCTGCAGGAGGCTGACCCTTGGGTGAGGCAGAATTTTTCAAAGCTTCTTGTCTTCTTGGCCTGAAGGACAGATAGAGACACCTTTGCCTGGGCCAGGTTCTTTACCATATTTGGGGGCAGTGTGGATAGGATATCTGCAGGACCCCATAGAAACAGCATTAGACAGGGAAGGAATGGGTGGATGGCCCAGCTGGCTCCCAGACACAGGCCGAGGATGCGCATCTTGACGTTGAGCTGGTGAACAGGTTAATGGTGGtccccctctcttcccacccccaagTGGCTTTGTCAGATGTCAGGAGAAAAAAAGGTGAATGTGACTGGACCCAGCAGATCGGCCCCTTGACTGTGGTCATTAGTGCTAGCTCTTCTGACACAGGTGTAAGGGACTGTGTACACAGAGAAGGGCTTCCATTGTCTGCTTCACTGTGCAAGGAGGAAGGTGGTGGGAACATGCAGGATTGTGCTCAttgcttccctggagctgggttGTTGAGTGTGTGCGCCAGTCTCCTGGGACCCCCAGCTCCACACCCTTGAGTTGGGCCCCACCTACCACCAACCCAGAGCACTGGTGGGAAATAGGCTCAGAGGTTTGCTCAGTGCATACTCCTTAGTAACTTTTGTAGCATGCCTTGAGCACAGATTTGCACTGAAGTAGCCACCAGGCCCCTGTGGGTGAACAATACCCTCTGTGGCATAGTGTTAGTAACATATACCTCTTGGGCTTCCATGAGAGACCAAGTATGCATTGCTGGGAAGCCTGGGTGCTGGCACTCTGTACTGAGGTGACATTGATGAAGAATTGCTAGGGAGAGATAGATACCCATTCATGCAGGGCAGTAAGGCGAGTGCCGGGTTCTATCTCtagcaggcagggctggcagaagTCTGCCTGTGGAGTGCTCAGAACCAGAGCACTGCCCATCCTCATTCAGTGTACAGGTGCCATCTTCTTAGCTCTGCCTCCAGAATCTTGTCTGGAAATTTCGTCAGTGTGCATTTGTTCCCCTGATCCACAGTGCAGCCAGGCTTCTCCTGGGGCTGAGGCCTGGTTCTACTGTCAGCAACAAGAAGAGGAAGTTGGCTTGTGTCCTGGCCTCAGCCGTCGTCAGTGTTTGGGTAGCTTGTCCCCAAGAAGAGGGAGTGAGTATCCAATTGCTTACAAGGCAAGTAACCAAGGCAGGGTAACTTTTGACACATCTCTTAGAGTGCCTGCTATGGCAAAGCCATGCCAGGCCTGTATCACAGGGCCTTTGGAGAGTCGTTACCAGGGATGCTCAGCCGTAGCCTGTTTGAAGTTCATCACTGTGGCCTCTATGTACCTATGAGAGATGTCCACCCTGGCCACTGCCCACAGTCATTGAGATTACTTTGACAAAATCACCCCATCTATTACAGCAGGAAGGATCTCTGCCAGCACAGCTTCTGCTATGTTATCCCGGGAGCCCTACATGTGTGTTCAGTGCAAGACGGACTTCACATGCCGCTGGCGGGAGAAGGGTGGAGCTGTTATGTGTGAGACCTGCATGACGTCCAACCAAAAGAAGGCACTCAAGGTGGAGCACACCAGTCGGCTGAAGGCTGCCTTCGTGAAAGCACTGCAGCAAGAGCAGGAGATGGAGCAGCGGCTGCTGCAGCAGGGTGTGGGTACCGCCAGCACCAAGGCTGAGGCTGCAGCCCCACATCCCACGCTGAAGCAGGTGAGAACTGAAGCCTTTATCGTCCTGAGACTGCAGGATGTTCCAGAGGCATCCCCTTCCACCTACCCGCTTGGTGCTTAACTGCAGGCTAAATTGCACTTAATGGTGGCATTTGGCAGTGAAAACACTAATTTGCAGTTTCTTTCAATTTTGTCGCTTTCACTCCCAGTGCACTGGCAAGTACTTCTGTCTAAAATGACTACTGAGAACCTTGCTGGCCGTTAGCAAGAGCACCCTGGCTAGCTGAAAGAGAAGAGTGGGGTGTGGACCTGGACCTGcaccctttttttttgttttgtttttgtttttgttttttcgagacagggtttcactgtggttttggagcgagcctgtcctggaattagctcttgtagaccaggctggtctcgaactcacagagatccgcctgcctctgcctcccgagtgctgggattaaaggcctgcgccaccaccgcccggcaccatccgccctttttttcttttctttctttcttttttttttttttttcctttctttttttgagacagggtctctctaagtagctccagctgtcccggaactcactacgtagaccaggctggccttgaactcagaagagACCTTCCTGCCTTTAAGTGGtgggattaaggtgtgcgccaccaccctcATGTGCTGCTCCTTTTTGCGGTTTCTGTCTGATCACACATTGTACCTCACCAGAAACAGTTTTTTCACCATCTCCTGCAGTATCGGGAGCCGGCAGGTGTTGGCACTGCCATTAATGACCGGGCCTATCCGGTAGGGCACCCTTGTCCAGTTTGGGTTAGTGTCACAGACCCTGCTGACATACCTTTCAATCCCATTTGTGTAGGTCATAAAGCCCCGACGTAAATTGGCGTTCCGCTCAGGAGAGGCCCGTGACTGGAGTAACGGGGCTGTGCTACAGGTCAGAACCCGGCCAGGGCCTCGCCCACCGCAGACGCGGCCGCAGTCACCAGCTCTGCTGTGCTCGTGCTCTCCCGCGCTCTCGTGTGTGCCCTCCTCTCAGCCCCTCCCAACCCCactgtctcttctgtctcttctccatCCCCTAGTGTAACTCTCATGGCCGTTTGACTTTGGACTCTAGGGACCCAAGTGGGTGGGAAGAGGTCAACCAGACAAGGAGAGGCCACTCCAAGCAGCCTTGCCACCGCTGCCCATGGTAAGCCTGGCTCCCTTTGTGTCTGTAGGCTTCCAGCCAGCTGTCCCGGGGCTCAGCCACAACACCTCGTGGCGTTCTGCACACATTCAGCCAGTCACCCAAACTGCAAAATACAGCCTCAGCTACGGCCCTGGTAAGCAGGACTGGCAGACATTCCGAGAGAGCTGTGGGCACCAGCAAGGGCACCACCTCCAACTGGAAAAAGACACCCCTGAGCACAGgtatgcctctgcctctggagaccTTCTGTCCCTAAgctgtctttccttctttgttgGGTGTAATCTGGAACATTCAAACTCACCTAGTTTCCCAACAGCATTATGAGAAATAGTACAGAGGGCCTGCATCCCACACCCTTCTGAGAGCACATGCAGCAGACTTTCTTTTGGGCTACCAACcggctcccaaatcatgacaggaagttattttgttgttgttgttgtttgttgatgcttggccttagcttatgcttttccccctagctcttataacttaggTAACCTATTTGTATTCATCCACAATTTGCCGTGAGactttttaccttcctttcacTCTGTGTGTCCTACTTTcgtgcttcctctgtgtctgcctggctGACCATTGGCTTCTCCctgttgtcttctttctcctttaagcctaattcctcctcctacttactctccctgcctggaagtcctgcctgtatttcctcccttgctattggccattcagctttttattagaccagtcaggtgccttaggcagacaaggtaaaacagcaacacatctttacatagttaaacaaaataTTCCACAAGACCGTATAGAAGGGGTCTGGGAACACCTGGCATATTTAAGACACAGAGTCAACTTGTAGGCTTGTCTGAAATTACCTCTTGTGACCTGGACATGATAGCATACATCTGTAGTCTGTAAACAAGAAAGTAGACACAGTGACATTCACCTGCTGTCCCTgctacttgggaaactgaggcaagagggaTGACTTTAGCCCaagagtttgagacaagcctagGAAGTTTAGGAATTGCTGCTAACTTAAAAGGAGAGTTGGGGATAGAGCTAAGAGATCAAGCATTTGTTTGAGGGATGTGAAgccctgaattccatccctgggggcacatgcctgtaatatcaGCACTGGAAGGAAGAAGAGTCAGGTGACTCTAATAGAaaaccagcctggcctatgtAGTGGGTCTCAAAATCCAAGCAGTGGGCTGGAGAAGAAGGCTTAGCAGTTCAGAGCATGGGATATTCTTCTAGAAGACTCGTATTTAATttcattgggcagctcacaactgcccgtgACTACAGTTTCAGGGATCAGACCTCCATTTCTGGCTTTTAtggcgtgtgcgcgcacacacatacacatctgtgtgcacatacacatgattaaaagaaagtctttttgtttgtttttcaatctagggtttctctgtgtagcctggaactcaagatctgcctgcctctgcctcccaagtgctgggattaaagttgtgcaccaccaccaccacccagcctaaaaataagtcattaaaaacaacaacaacaacaacaaatctgaACAGCAAGTTGGCATCTCATGGTACCAAGGACTAGgaagagtgaggcaggaggatcacttaaCGCTTATAGTTTGAGCCAGCCTAGCCAGCACAGAGAGCCTTCACCTCACTTATGCAGACTGTCCTGATAGGGGAGGATGCTCTCCAGTCACACGGTCCATGAAGCTCCATTCCATTGCATTGACTCAAATCCCTTGTTTGAGGCTTACTCATCTCTGCACCGAGCTCTGACCACTGTTCTGGCTTTGGTCACCTTAGTGATGTCTGGATTGAGATGATTGGTGACAGGATGTAAGTTGTGTGCGTCATGACCCTGCTCAGGGATCCTTTGGGTATGTTCTGAGGTAGGAGTCGAGGTTGCATCCAGGGCCTGGTCAGCCTTACCTGGCTGGTCACTGCTGCCTGGCGCTGTGCTCTTTTACAGGTGGGACCCTTGCCTTTGTCAGCCCGAGCTTGGCAATGCACAAGACCTCTTCGGCTGTAGACCGTCAGCGAGAATACCTCCTGGACATGATCCCTCCACGCTCCATTCCCCAGTCAGCCACATGGAAATAATGGGAGCCGGCCCAGCTGAGGACAGGCCCTTTGCTCTCCACGGCTCCTGGTCTAGGACACACAGACCGCCCTCCTAAGAAGTTGCCTGAGACAGCTCAGGCCTTGGCTATTTAGCCTTGTGGTGGCCAGaagagtgtgccaccatggtGCCCAGGATCAGAACCAAGGACTTTCCCTGTGggccttcccttcctttttgcCTTTAGTTTGCCCGACACCAGCAGAAACTCGGACCTTGGGGCCAGTTCTGCCTGGCCAGCATGGGTGGGAACTCACCCTGGACACTGTGACACGCCCAGGCCAGGCTGGCACCAGGGGCTCCCAAAGTTGAACtggggtttgttttctttcagcttTTCCCATCTTCAttccccagtctctgcctcctcatgGCCATCTATAGGTTGAAGTTtgggtttttgtgttttcttttttaatcacttCATGATGATGGAATGAAAAGTAAACTGTGTAGACCCAGGGTCCCTGTTGTGCACAGTGTAGTCCCTAGCCCCAGAGGGTGCTCTGAGTGGCAGCATGCAGGGATGGCGGGTGCCACTGTGGCTCCAGTTGTGTCTGTTGCTGTTTGCTACAGCCCCTGGCTTCCACACTTAGAACAAATTGCAGCCCAGACTTTGCCAGAGACTCTAAGATTCCAGAGGGATGCTGGGCCCACCGCTGGAACCAGAGCTGGCTTCTGGGTTAtttttgtgctttattttattaaaatttctttcctttctctcttcgtTTTGATGGGCACAATCTCAAGGTGCCCAAGAGGCACCCAGGTAGGCGCAGACAGACCCGTCTACCCTGGGGTCAGCCGGGTGGGTTCACCTCTGGCTCCTCAGTCCACAGGGATGTCTTCGAAAGGCCAGGTctactttagttttattttctttcctctcctgccCCCCACTCTTTAAAAATTGGTTCCACGGTGAAAGGGCAGAAGCAGCTCACAACAGGGCGGCCTGCAGCAGTCTGCAGGGGTCCCAAgcagccctggcttccttcaacaCAATAGTTAGGGACTTTAATTTAAACCCTTGTTCTGCAGACCACCACCCTCTGCAGACACACCCCGCCTCCTCCTAATAAAGGCTCATTTAACCCCATGCTCACTCGTGTACAAATCCTCCGTCTTTAAGAATTATTTGGATATAAGGGAGTTCCAGGTTTGTGGAAATCTTTTTGTTGTGTGAAACCCAAGTTACTCAAGTACTTTTAGATTTGAGTGTGTCACTTCCCAGGGTGGATTTGGGAGAGTGAACAGACATTGACCCTTTGTGGCAGGgcaggtgtatatatatatatatatatacacacactatatatatacactatatatacatatatatatacactatatatacacactatacacacacacacacatatatatgcaagcaTTTCTTACTTGGGTATTTATGTGCCTGGCAAGTCAGTTCCTGTTACCTCTTCTTACTGAGTGACTGGCCTTAGCTCAGTGACATGGGCCAAGGTCTGGCTCCTTAGAACAGCCACACTAGGTGGCCTCCCAGCCATTAGTCTTCAGTTCCATGTAGTCATTGATCAGATACCTGGCACCAGACAGACTTCCACTTGAACTGATGGGGTCTGACCACGGGGCTCTGTTGGCACCTCCCTTGCTACAGCAGAGGCCAAAGGGTTGCTGGTGCATCATTTTCCCAGGGTGACACTGGTGACACTCTGTGGAAGGGCCAAGTGTTGAGGTGCCTTAATTTATTGGAAAATGTTTCCCATTCCCTTTCTACTGCACTGGCCTCATAGTGACATTACAGCTAAGGACTGGGACGGGGGGGGGCACCAGGTATTTAGTAGGGTGCTGTGCCAGCTATGAAGCTCCTCCCCTCCCAAAGCTGGTTCCACCCCTATCCTAATGAGCTGGGTCCTGGGCTCCTTGCAGATCTgccatcctctgcctcctgaggtggGATTAATAGCTTACACCTCATTCCTGAgtttaaaaacttaagaaaaaaagtaaaatgtatttttcatggCACTTTGATGCCTATGCTTGGGAGTAGAAGATGGAGGTGATGATCCCTACTTACTCCATTGATTGCCCAGAGACAATCACAAACTTATCGATGGCTCTGGTCAGTTGGGCAATGTACCTCAGTTTCTTCCACTTGTTGTCTGGGACAGGTTTGAAGGGGCCAAGTACAAGACACCTGTGTCCATTGAACCACCCTCAGGCTCTTGTCTAGCTTGTGAAAACATCAGGAACCAAGTGTCACCTGGGTTGGGAGTACAGTGGTCATTTATGGTATAAGAGGCCATGcgcaagtgggcaggtaacttaaggctactggctgaaggagttcctatgAGCATCCTCGGGACCTgaaaccccacacacacattaggGAGGCCAAAACAAAGCTTGTcccaggcagagggaggaagggggcagGTACTAGCTGTGACATGCCAAGCCAATTGTCACCTGGATGGAGTGGTTAACCTGAACTtccacctcccccccacacacacacacagccaaagcTTGCCCCtgtgagagggaggaaggggacagtgCTGGCTGTAATGTGCCACATTTAACTGGAAGCAGAGAATCAGAGTAAGTATCAGCCTGAATGGTGTTTGGGGAAGGTTGTTCCTCACCTTTTCAAACGGTGACAGCCTGAAGACTTTGAGCTGTTGCCAAAAGTGGTTCCTAATATTCAGTGTGTAACGGTTACACTAGTGCAGAGTCTGGGGGCTGGGACAGCTGACGCTTGTATTTATTGTGACTAAATCTTTGGtaatacatgtttttaaagtttGCCACCAAACGAATAGATGTTCCAATAAATGACCTGGAATTGGTAGCCTCCTTGTGTTGGGGAGTTCTGAGACCCTGAAGAACAATGAAGAAATGGACCGAATGTCATTGTATTGTTCCTTTATTTCCTGGGGCCCTAGTGTTTTGTCCCAGCTTCTGGTGGCCTTTCTTAAAGGGGGGAATGAGAGGGTACACATGCCATTTGAACATGGCATTCCTCTACCCTGAAGAGCTCTCTGTCATCCTGTTTGACCTCAGCAGGCAGGGGATTCGATGAGAATCCCAATTAAGCTCTTCCCACCTGAGGCCACAGGTCTAATTTTTTCCCCGAAGAGCTTTGTGGGGTTTTGCTGTTCCCAGCATGGATAGAGCTGTGAGCTTGTCCCACTGCCAGTCTCCACGTCAGCTTGAGATGCCCAATTTCACATTTTgactttgttttgaggcagaatctgcTGTAAGCCCAGGCTGCCGGTGagctgattctcctgcttccacctctcatGCAGGGATGATTGGCATCCAACACcattggaaatattttaaaaaagttgggctggagagatggctcagtggttaagagcactggctgctcttgtagacaaTCCCAGTTTAGTTCCTAGTGCCCACATaggagctcacaaccatctgtaactctagtctcaaggatctgatgccttctggcctccacagcctctgtacacacatagtgcacagacatgcatgccaacaaaatactcatatacgctaaaatgaaagaaaaaaacaggcttggtggtgctcacctttaatctcagtacttggtaggcagaggcagacagatctctgaggtaagcctgatctacataatgagaccatcttggagagggaaaagaaaaaagggaaccTGGGCTTTtgggtgcatacctgtaatcccactgcccaagagacagaggcaggagcattgctCCAAGTTCTATTTGGGTTACATAATGAGTGGCCCAGGTAGGCCATGCCCATGTGGctaaaccgtgtctcaaaaaacaagcctggcggtggtggcgcacacctttaatcccagcactcgggaagcagaggcagatggatctctgtgagttcagtgccagcctggtctacaagagctagttccatgacaggcaccaaagctatgggagaaaccctgtctcgaaaaacaaaacaaatctgagggtgtggcttagtggtacAACCCATGCATAGAATCCCTTAGTGGGGCTGGGGGCTTGCTCTGAGAGTGATCTCTTGCCTAGTCTCAGTAGgttctgagttccatccccagcaaaaGAGGGGCTTCACTTGTGTGAAGATAagaatccattctttttttttttgtgtgtgtgtgtgtgttttttcgagacagggtttctctgtggctttggagcctgtcctggatctagctcttgtagaccaggctggtctcgaactcacagagatccgcctgcctctgcctcccgagtgctgggattaaaggcgtgcgccaccaccgcccggcttaagaATCCATTCTGAATGTGCTGGAATCTGGAAGTGCTATGGACTCCATCTAAGAAATCTGAACCACACCCTTCCCCAAGCCCTGGGATGGTT comes from the Microtus pennsylvanicus isolate mMicPen1 chromosome 9, mMicPen1.hap1, whole genome shotgun sequence genome and includes:
- the Gatad2a gene encoding transcriptional repressor p66-alpha isoform X2, whose protein sequence is MSEEACRTRSQKRALDPDLTEDDVESKKMKMERAPSELTVDGDTRVMPESGVGPAQGLLRATETTATGSGEGLVGDGPVDMRTSHSDIKSEKRPPSPDVIVLSDSEQPSSPRVNGLTTASLKDTSTEALLKSSPEERERMIKQLKEELRLEEAKLVLLKKLRQSQIQKEAIAQKPAASSGTSVTTPPPLVRGTQNIPAGKTSLQTSSARMPGSIIPPPLVRGGQQVSAKLGPQASSQVVMPPLVRGAQIHNVRQHPSTGPPPLLLAPRASVPSMQIQGQRIIQQGLIRVANVSNTSLLVNIPQPTAASLKGTTVASAQVSSTPTSVASVVASVESPASRQAAAKLALRKQLEKTLLEIPPPKPPAPEMNFLPSAANNEFIYLVGLEEVVQNLLETQAGRISASTASAMLSREPYMCVQCKTDFTCRWREKGGAVMCETCMTSNQKKALKVEHTSRLKAAFVKALQQEQEMEQRLLQQGVGTASTKAEAAAPHPTLKQASSQLSRGSATTPRGVLHTFSQSPKLQNTASATALVSRTGRHSERAVGTSKGTTSNWKKTPLSTGGTLAFVSPSLAMHKTSSAVDRQREYLLDMIPPRSIPQSATWK
- the Gatad2a gene encoding transcriptional repressor p66-alpha isoform X1, translated to MSEEACRTRSQKRALDPDLTEDDVESKKMKMERAPSELTVDGDTRVMPESGVGPAQGLLRATETTATGSGEGLVGDGPVDMRTSHSDIKSEKRPPSPDVIVLSDSEQPSSPRVNGLTTASLKDTSTEALLKSSPEERERMIKQLKEELRLEEAKLVLLKKLRQSQIQKEAIAQKPAASSGTSVTTPPPLVRGTQNIPAGKTSLQTSSARMPGSIIPPPLVRGGQQVSAKLGPQASSQVVMPPLVRGAQIHNVRQHPSTGPPPLLLAPRASVPSMQIQGQRIIQQGLIRVANVSNTSLLVNIPQPTAASLKGTTVASAQVSSTPTSVASVVASVESPASRQAAAKLALRKQLEKTLLEIPPPKPPAPEMNFLPSAANNEFIYLVGLEEVVQNLLETQAGRISASTASAMLSREPYMCVQCKTDFTCRWREKGGAVMCETCMTSNQKKALKVEHTSRLKAAFVKALQQEQEMEQRLLQQGVGTASTKAEAAAPHPTLKQVIKPRRKLAFRSGEARDWSNGAVLQASSQLSRGSATTPRGVLHTFSQSPKLQNTASATALVSRTGRHSERAVGTSKGTTSNWKKTPLSTGGTLAFVSPSLAMHKTSSAVDRQREYLLDMIPPRSIPQSATWK